One Dethiosulfovibrio faecalis genomic region harbors:
- the frr gene encoding ribosome recycling factor: MSEVTKFDLEEKMEKAVDFLKGEFVGIRTGRAHPGLVSDIKVDYYGASTPLKQLATISVPEGRSLLITPFDKTVLKDLEKAILASDLGVTPQNDGQVIRLNLPELTGDRRKELTKMVHKLSEEARIAVRNLRRDCNDFYKKKLNESEIGEDQYHDFLDQIQKITDGYIQDIDKVMKDKEEEILTKF, from the coding sequence ATGAGCGAGGTAACGAAGTTCGATCTTGAAGAGAAAATGGAGAAAGCGGTGGACTTCCTTAAAGGGGAGTTCGTAGGAATCAGGACGGGAAGGGCTCATCCTGGTTTGGTAAGCGACATCAAGGTGGACTACTACGGAGCGTCGACTCCGCTTAAACAGCTTGCCACCATAAGCGTTCCGGAGGGGAGATCTCTTCTTATAACTCCCTTCGACAAGACCGTCCTTAAGGACTTGGAGAAGGCCATCTTAGCCTCCGATCTCGGCGTAACCCCCCAGAACGACGGACAGGTCATAAGGCTGAACCTGCCGGAACTCACGGGAGACAGGCGTAAAGAGCTTACCAAGATGGTCCATAAGCTTTCCGAGGAGGCCAGGATCGCGGTAAGAAACCTGCGTAGGGACTGTAACGATTTCTACAAGAAAAAGCTGAACGAATCGGAGATAGGCGAGGATCAGTACCATGACTTTTTGGATCAGATCCAGAAGATAACCGATGGGTACATACAGGATATCGACAAGGTCATGAAGGACAAGGAAGAGGAGATCCTCACCAAGTTCTAG
- a CDS encoding metal-sensitive transcriptional regulator, which yields MIEQLDDLSPERKAMLNRLRRVEGQLRGIQRMIIEEKDCCDVLLQLSAARKALQNACLEILKNYISICMTDGLSENDVDVKRLQKLIEALVDIAPIK from the coding sequence TTGATAGAACAACTGGACGATCTCTCTCCGGAGAGAAAGGCCATGCTCAATCGACTTCGAAGGGTCGAGGGACAGCTCAGGGGAATCCAGAGGATGATAATAGAGGAAAAGGATTGTTGCGACGTTCTGCTACAGCTTTCCGCCGCAAGAAAGGCGCTTCAAAACGCCTGTCTGGAGATACTCAAGAACTACATTTCCATCTGCATGACCGACGGTCTATCCGAAAACGACGTCGACGTGAAGAGGCTCCAGAAACTTATAGAGGCACTGGTGGACATAGCGCCGATAAAATAG
- the tsf gene encoding translation elongation factor Ts, whose protein sequence is MAISASDVKSLRERTGCGMMDCKNALTECDGNVEKAVDYLREKGLAKAAKKASRAAKEGRVFSYIHTTGKIGVLLELDCETDFVAKTDEFQELGHEIAMHVAAAAPLYVSPEEVPSEELDREIEVYRQQALQEGKPENILDKIAEGRVRKYYETVCLMEQPWIRDGDKKIKDLVIEAVAKLGENMVVRRFARFSIGE, encoded by the coding sequence ATGGCAATCAGCGCATCTGACGTCAAGAGTCTTAGAGAACGTACCGGTTGTGGCATGATGGACTGCAAGAACGCTCTTACCGAGTGCGACGGCAACGTTGAAAAGGCAGTTGACTATCTTAGGGAAAAGGGATTGGCTAAGGCGGCAAAGAAGGCCAGCCGTGCGGCCAAAGAGGGAAGGGTTTTCTCCTACATCCATACCACCGGTAAGATCGGTGTCCTTCTCGAGCTCGACTGCGAGACCGATTTCGTGGCTAAAACCGACGAGTTCCAGGAGCTGGGACACGAGATAGCCATGCACGTGGCCGCTGCCGCTCCGCTCTACGTTTCTCCCGAGGAAGTACCCTCGGAGGAGCTCGATCGCGAGATAGAGGTTTACCGTCAGCAGGCCCTTCAGGAGGGCAAACCGGAGAATATCCTGGACAAGATCGCCGAGGGCAGGGTCCGCAAATACTACGAGACCGTGTGTCTTATGGAACAGCCTTGGATCAGGGACGGCGACAAAAAGATCAAGGATCTCGTTATAGAGGCGGTCGCCAAGCTTGGCGAGAACATGGTGGTCCGTCGTTTCGCCAGATTCTCGATCGGAGAGTAG
- the rpsB gene encoding 30S ribosomal protein S2 has protein sequence MSVVSMKQLLECGVHFGHQTRRWNPKMKPFIFTERNGVYIIDLQKTVKGLEKSYSFLREVSKEGGSVLFVGTKRQAQDTIREEAIRCGQHYINQRWLGGLLTNFQTIRKRVLKMVELDRMESDGSWNDLTKKEVVLLKKQKAKLEKYLLGIKNMKVLPDALFIIDPRREDIAVKEARKIGIPVISIVDTNCDPEVIDYPIPGNDDAIRAIKLISGLMADAVIEGRQGVDGANGSDDSDDVSDNDIIEVKEKLTEAYGEDTAEGED, from the coding sequence ATGTCCGTAGTCAGCATGAAGCAGCTTCTCGAGTGCGGTGTCCATTTCGGTCACCAGACCCGCCGCTGGAATCCCAAGATGAAGCCGTTTATCTTCACCGAGAGAAACGGCGTCTACATCATCGACCTTCAGAAGACCGTCAAGGGACTTGAGAAGTCCTATTCTTTCCTGAGAGAGGTCTCCAAGGAAGGCGGCAGCGTTCTTTTCGTAGGGACCAAGCGCCAGGCTCAGGACACCATCAGAGAAGAGGCCATCCGCTGTGGCCAGCACTACATCAACCAGCGTTGGCTCGGTGGCTTGCTCACCAACTTCCAGACCATCCGTAAAAGGGTTCTCAAGATGGTCGAGCTCGATCGCATGGAGTCTGACGGCTCCTGGAACGATCTTACCAAAAAAGAGGTGGTCCTGCTCAAAAAGCAGAAGGCCAAACTTGAGAAGTACCTTCTCGGCATAAAGAACATGAAGGTCCTTCCCGATGCACTCTTCATTATCGATCCTCGTCGTGAGGACATAGCAGTCAAAGAGGCCAGGAAGATTGGTATACCGGTCATCTCCATAGTCGATACGAACTGCGATCCCGAGGTCATCGACTATCCCATCCCCGGAAACGACGACGCCATAAGGGCCATCAAGCTCATCTCCGGGCTCATGGCTGACGCCGTAATAGAGGGACGTCAGGGAGTGGACGGAGCCAACGGATCCGACGATTCCGACGATGTCAGCGACAACGACATCATCGAGGTCAAGGAAAAGCTCACCGAGGCATATGGAGAAGACACCGCCGAGGGTGAAGACTAA
- the pyrH gene encoding UMP kinase, protein MAEFKYKRILLKLSGEVLAGKLGFGLDFDAIRSISHQIVEISRAGVEVGLVVGGGNFFRGKQAVDEGIERSQADYMGMLGTVINSLALQDVLEKQGIPTRVQTAIQMQEIAEPYIRRRALRHMDKGRVLIFSAGTGSPYFSTDTAAALRAAEIGAQCLVKATKVDGIYDKDPMKNSDAVLYSSLTYMDALRQRIEVMDAAAFSLCMENKIPIVVMNVLEDGRLADFLIRGKKIGTIVSGE, encoded by the coding sequence GTGGCAGAGTTTAAATACAAGAGGATATTGTTGAAGCTTTCCGGAGAGGTGTTGGCCGGCAAGCTCGGTTTCGGATTGGACTTCGACGCCATCAGAAGCATATCCCACCAGATCGTGGAGATCTCGAGAGCAGGAGTCGAGGTCGGACTGGTCGTAGGGGGGGGCAATTTCTTCAGGGGTAAACAGGCCGTCGACGAGGGCATAGAGAGGTCTCAGGCCGATTACATGGGAATGCTTGGTACTGTTATAAACTCCCTGGCTCTTCAGGACGTACTGGAGAAACAGGGCATCCCCACCCGGGTTCAGACGGCCATCCAGATGCAGGAGATAGCCGAGCCCTATATCCGAAGAAGGGCCCTCAGACATATGGACAAGGGACGTGTTCTCATCTTCTCCGCCGGGACAGGCTCTCCCTATTTTTCCACTGACACGGCAGCGGCTCTTCGGGCCGCAGAGATAGGTGCCCAGTGTCTCGTGAAGGCCACCAAAGTCGACGGCATATACGATAAAGATCCCATGAAGAACTCCGATGCCGTCCTCTATTCCTCCTTGACCTATATGGATGCTCTGAGGCAGAGAATAGAGGTCATGGATGCCGCTGCCTTCTCCCTGTGTATGGAAAACAAGATTCCCATAGTGGTCATGAACGTTCTGGAGGACGGTAGATTGGCCGATTTCTTGATCCGAGGTAAGAAGATTGGTACGATAGTTTCGGGGGAATAG